Within Triticum dicoccoides isolate Atlit2015 ecotype Zavitan chromosome 1B, WEW_v2.0, whole genome shotgun sequence, the genomic segment taaaacacgaatatggccaagggccacctgttcccgaacaaaatgaatatcctactcaatatgcttggtccgtcgatCATGCACCGGGTTAGCAGAGAGGTAGACCGctaagacgttgtcgcagtagaccaccgtGGCACGGTCAACAAGGCAAGAAAGCTCATGAAGCagctggcgaagccacgaacactcggcgacggcgttggccaccgcacgatactcagcctcagcactggaacgagagaccgtaggctgccgcttggacgaccacgagataagtgagggtccgaggtagacacaatagcccgaggtggagcgacgagtgtcagggcagcccgcccaatctgcatcggagtaggcggtgagggcggtgtcggcAGAGGCATGAAGGATGATGCCAAGATCCTTAGTGCCACAGAcatagcggagaatccgcttgacCGCAGCCCAGTGAACATCTCGAGGAGCATGTATATGAAGACAAACCTGCTGCACGGCATACTGGATCTCCggtcgagtcagagtgaggtactgaagagcaccaacgatagaacgatagaaagcagcatccgaagcaggagaGCCAACCgtggcagaaagcttggccttcgtatcaataggcgtagcggcgggcttgcagttaagcatgccagcgtgctccaggagctcatgagcgtacttccgctgatgaaggaagaagccatcgggacggcgcaccacctcgacaccgaggaagtagtgcaaaggacccaagtccttgatggcgaactcagcgcgaaGATGAGCCGTGAGCTGACTGAGGAGATCAGCCGTACAtgctgtcaggatgatgtcgtcgacatagagcagcaagtaggccgtgttAGAGCCTTGATGATAGACGAAGAGCGAGGCGTCCGAGCGGGTAGAGCGGAACCCAAGCTGGTGGAGAAAcgccgcgatgcgctggtaccaagcgcgcggagcctgcttgagtccgtacaaggaccgcGAAAGCAGGCACACGTGGTCGGGATGCGTCGGGTCAACAAACCCGGTGGGgtgctggcagaagacctgctcctcgaggtgaccatggaggaaggcgttagagacatccatctggtgcaccggccaagcacgggagaccgcaaggtggagaaccgtgcgTATCGTGCCCGACTTGACGACTAGAgcaaaggtgtcggtgaagtcgatgccagcacgctGTCGGAAGCCATGAATGACCCAGCGCGCTTtgtagcgatcaagggtaccatcaggacggagcttgtgtttaaagacccacttctcggtaatcacgttggcgtgccggggacggggaacaagctgccacgtccggttgcgcaacagggcgtcaaactcctcttgcattgcagccatccagagcgggtcacgaagagcggctcgAACGGAGGAGGGCAACGGTGACGGCTTAGAGGTGGACGCCACATGGACGTAGTCATCCGAGGCGTAGCGCGAGCTCGGGCGAAAAATGCCCGTACGGGCGCGGGTGACCGGACCGGCCACAGGCAACAGGGGGGGCGCGGGCGCCGGGGGCACAGTGGGCGCCGAGGGGGCCGAGGGGGCCGAGGGTGCCGCGGGCGCCGGGGGAGCCGCGGCGCCAATGTCGGGGGAGCCGCGGGCGCCAACGTCGGGGGCGCCGGAGGTGCCAGCACCACGGCTGGAAGAGGCGTCGAGGGGGTCGGCGGCGCCGAGGGGGCCGCGGGCGCCGGGGGAGCCGCAGGGTCCGCGGGCGCCAACGTCGGGGGCGCCAGGGGTGCCAGCGCCGCGGCTGGAGGAGGCGCCGCATACGGGAGGCGCGCCTCAAAGCCAGGGGGCGGGCCAAGGGCGGCGCGCGAACCTCCCAGAAGGGGCGTCGAGGCGCCCGCGTCACCAGTGACGGGAGGAACAGCCGGGGGTACCTGCTGAAATGGAagcacatgctcatcaaagtaaacgtgccgggAGGTGAACACACGGTGGGAAACGGGATCAtagcaccgatatcccttggagttagaggggtagccgatgaagatgcaagcgacagaTCGAGGTGCAAGCTTGTGAGAAGCAGTGTCGGCAGTGCTGggatagcaaaggcacccaaaAATACGCAAGTCGTCATAAGACGGGGGCGTAccaaagagaagatggtgaggtgcgtAGTTCCACCGTGGGCGGCAGGGTCTAATGTTAAGAAGAAGTGATGCATTGGCGAGTGCGTCCGGCCAGAAACGAGGCGACACGTTGGCGTGAAACAGGAGCGTGCAAACACAGTCAttcagagtgcgaaggacgcgttcggctcgaccgttctgctgtgaagtgtaTGGGCATGTGAGACGGAAGACTGTGCCGTGATGCGACAAAAAGGTGCGTAAAGCGaggttgtcgaactcttttccattgtccgTCTGGAGCGCAAGGATGGGACGTCCAAATTGCATGCGAACATAGGAGTAAAAAGCCGTCAAGGTAAAGAATGCATCCGACTTTCTGCGTAAAGGAAAATTCCACACacaatgagaataatcatcaagaatgaccagataatataaatagcccgaGTTACTGGGAACCGGAgaggtccacacatcgctatgaatcaactgaaaaggaaaagaagcaatGGTGGTGGAATTATTAACGGCAGATGAACATGTTTGCCGACTCGACAGACATGACAAGTGTGATCCTCGATCTTAttgcaactgaaactgaaactcttaagaatatgacgaagtgtgacagggttgggatgacccaagcgagcgtgccagaGATCGACTCCAGCGGAGAGAGCAACCGATGCGGTGGTGGTGGATGAAGGCGAgtgcaccggatagagctcgtcggggctgtcacatcggtgtagTATCATCCTGGTTCGAGCATCTTTGACGCAAAAAccaagctcgtcaaattcaacggtaacaggattttcacgagtGAAACAACGAGCAGAAATGagattcttaataagatgaggtgacacaagtatgttagacaaagatAATGGAGTAGAACTAGAAGGAAAAGAAGTGTGTCCAATGTGTGTGATAGGAAGTGTGGAACCATCGCCGACAATAATGCGACGGTCGGTGGAGACAGGAGTGAAGGAGGCAAGGttaccaggatgagcaaacatgtgagccgtagcaccagtgtccatgtaccaatcaccgcCTCCTGTGTAGTTATTCGGCGTAGGAGCGGCATGCATTGCGGGGAGGAGCACCGGGTCccagggtgccggcggcagggccgACTAGGGGGACGAAGACGCCATGGGGAGGCCGTAGCCGCCGCTCGGTTGCAGCGGTGTGTACTGTCCATACGGTATATGTAGCAGTCCCTGCTGCGACTGCGGTGCCGGGTAGGCCGGATGGCCCGCCGGAAAAACCTGTTGGCCCGCTGACAAATGCTGCAGGTGTTGGGCGCCGTCAGGCTGCTCCGAGTGCTGGAAGGAGCAGCCTGTGGGCGACGGGGCGACGGGGCGACGAGAGCCCCGTAAGGGAATCCTACGTAAGGGAATCCTACGTTCCGTGGGCGACGGGGCGACGACGGACTGACCGGAGAGTGCCGACGGTGGCAGGGCAGCGCCGTAGGACGCCGGCGCCGGAGTGCCAAAGGGCCCGTAGCGGGACTGGCTGGAGAGCGCCAGCGGCGGCGGAGCCGTGCCGTAGGACACCGGCAGCGGAGCCGCGGCAGAGGGCGTCATCAGCGGGACGGcagaggcggcgacggacgggccGGTGAACGCCATCGGGCGGCTCAGACGATCTGGCGAGCGGACGCGGATGATGAGTGCTTTAATTTTACACAAGACAGGACGACGCGTAGTACAGCACGTACGCATGCACGTACTAGGCCCCAACCAAAGAATCCCCAATTGCACCGTCGCTTTCGCCAAAAGGCTGGAGCCGGCCACCGCGAGCGTGCGCGCCCAGGCCCAGGAGCTGGCGGTAGGTGACGCGGCTGCTGGGCGGCGCGCTGACGAGCGGTACGTGAGGCACTCCGGACGGGTGGCAGCAGCGGACGGAGAAAAGGTGGCAGGGCGCGATGGGATTGCGGGCGGCAGCGCGTGGAGAAGTGAAGCAGCGGCGGCGGATCGCGACAGGAGGGCGCGGACGGGCGGCGGCTtggagcggcagcggcggcggagcggaAGCGAGGAacgaaacttaaaaaactgatactATATATGTTTTGAGAATTGCATGATGTATTACTCttcgtgcataggcacgtatatatgatgtacaaaggtgggCCAGGGACctcaactatataaaaaactaggaGGTGACCTAAATACataatatgcacataacacatatactcaacagtTATATGATACAAGCAATTTGCACAGAAAGCAAAAAATATACACATAAATATATTCCTGACATGCAGATGGATCAAGAATCCCATTTTGTGATACGTAGCTGGCTCACTGAGCTAGGGTTTTGAGCCTGAGTTGCGCGCCGTGCTGCGGCTGCAGCAGGCCGACGGGGAACGGTGCGTGCGTGTACGACGGCGAGAGCTGGAAggagaagcggcgcaggatgatggCGAGCCCCATCTTGGCCTCGAGCAGCGCGAAGTTCTGGCCGATGCACACCCGCGGGCCCCACCCAAAGGGGAAGAACGCCGGTGCGTCGGCGACGGATGCCCTGGAGATCCCCTCGGCGAACCTCTCCGGCCTGAACTCGTCGGCGTCGGCGCCCCACACCTCCTTGTCGTGGTGGACGCAGAGCAGCGGCAGCATGAGCACCACGCCCGCCGGGTACCTGACGCCGCCGAGCTCCATGGGCTTGTACGTCTCGCGGTGGATCGCCGTCACCGGCGTGTACAGCCGCAGCACCTCGTGCAGCACCATGGTCACCACCCTCAGGCGGCTTAGCCCGTCGTGGTCCGGCGTGCCGGCGGCGCCGAGGACGCGCAGGACCTCCTCCCTGGCGCGGTCCTGCCACTCCGGGTGCATGCAGAGCAGGATCATCGTCCATGTGAGCAGCACCGACGTGGTCTCCGCGCCGGCGAAGTAGAACAACTTGCACTCCCCGATCACGTCGTCGGTCGTGATGCCCATGCCGGCGCCCTTCGAATCCCCGCAGTGCGCCATGTTGGACTCGAGCAGCAGCCCGAGAAGGTCGTCGCTCGTGGCCTCGCCGGCTCTCATGGCGTTCTCTCTCTTGGCGACGATACCCTTGAGGACCCTCTCGATCTCGGCAGCGATCTGCTTCATCCTTCGGTTGGCTTTTGTTGGCAAGAAGAAATAACCAGGGATGTGCATCTTGCTCATGGCGAGCAAGACGAGCTCAAGCTGCTCCCCCTGAAGCTGGAAGACCCTCCTGCCCTCCAGGTAGCTGCTGCCAAATGCGGCGCGAGAGATGACATCCCCTGTCAGGTTCTGCATGTCAGGCCAAACATCCACCTCGCACGACGCATCGCCCGCGGCTAGGGCTAGACCCTCCCATCTCTGCACCAGCTCGGTGCAACATGCTGCGAAGGCCGGCAACATGCGCTGAAAATTGGTCCAATACCAGTTTCATGACCGTTTGTGCCAGTTTGCCATGTCAATAACACAACAAAAATAGTATGTATTTATGTATCACCTTGAGCTTCTCCAGATGGAAGGCAGGGTTGATGATCCTCCTGTGCCTGGCCCATTTCTCGCCCTCGTGGCTACCCACGCCGTTGTGCAGCATCCTCTGGAGTCGGCCAAACTTGAGCTTCTCAAAATGCCCGAACTTGTTGGACAGAACCTCTCGCACCAGTTCAGGCTTGGTAATGGTCACTCTGGGTACAGGTCCAAACCAAGTGATTGACATCTTACCTGTCAAACCATCATGCATGAGCAAGCTTCTTGTTAGTAGAGttgtttctttttagttttatgtgTTTCCATTTTCATTTTGTTAGTCTATTTATCTAAGTGGAGTNNNNNNNNNNNNNNNNNNNNNNNNNNNNNNNNNNNNNNNNNNNNNNNNNNNNNNNNNNNNNNNNNNNNNNNNNNNNNNNNNNNNNNNNNNNNNNNNNNNNNNNNNNNNNNNNNNNNNNNNNNNNNNNNNNNNNNNNNNNNNNNNNNNNNNNNNNNNNNNNNNNNNNNNNNNNNNNNNNNNNNNNNNNNNNNNNNNNNNNNNNNNNNNNNNNNNNNNNNNNNNNNNNNNNNNNNNNNNNNNNNNNNNTATATTAATTAAGTAAAAAGGCTATTCCAATCGTTCATTACAAAAGTGGCCACGTAGGGCGGAACACTATTAAGAAGAATCCCATCAGATCTACTAATAAAGCTAAACTTCGCAATTTCATGAGCCACCCCATTGGCTAGCCGATTGATTTCTGCAATTTTAAAGTTCTTGATCATCCTGGAAATACTTAAGGTTTCTTTCCTCAGATCAACGAGAGGAGGGAGTATTCGTTAACTAGCTATGCATATATGTAAACAATTCGTTTGTTTAGTTTGTAGAGATCGACGTTGCTAGAACCACTATGACAATGGCATATTCGAAAGAAAAAGTCTTAAAAGAAATAATTACCCGGATCCTGACGACATGCTCGATTGGAACCGGCCCGAACCGGTAGGAATCAACACATGCTAAATATGCATCCACTAAAATAAGAAGGGTGGGATCTAAAGTCTAGAGTTGTGTCATCATCGCATTAGTGTAGTGTGTGGGTAGCTTTCCTTGACTATTGAGTAGAGTTGGCAATAGGAACAAGGCTCTCGATGCAATCATGCAGCATGGGATTTTCTTGTTAATATCCTTTTTTTTCGTTAATATATACTCTTCCCAGAAATCGATCTTTATATATTTGGATTGGATACCTTCTTCGGTCTCTCATTTGTTTCAATATGACACTCCGTCCATTCTAAATTTATTGAAGTTCTAGGTTCGTCATAAGGCAAACTACTTTAAGTTTGATCAAGCTCGTACATAGAAAAAAAATATAGCACTAAATCAACGGTTTCATTACATTCTTTACAAGAGAAATATAACACTAAATATATATAGTTTTTCTTAAGGAAAGACAAACGCCCGACTTTTATAAATAAAGCCATCAATATATATatagttttctcaaaaaaaaaagagcatgtttcagacgacTATGTGACAGCACCAGAGAAATTTCAGAAGTAATGAACCGGCCGGtgcagaaagagagagaaggaaataagcagagagagagagagagagagagagagagagagagagagagcaggtagGCTATGCTACGTACCGTGCTCGTGCATGGCCCGGTGGAAGAGCGGCATCGCCCGCGGCATGACGTCGTGGCATCCCACCCCCAGCGGCATGGCCCGGGACCTGGCCTCCCTGTTCAGCCGCTGCATCAGCGGCGAGTCGCCGGCCACGGGGCGGTACGCCGTGCCGCGGAGGCCCTGCGACCGCAGCGCCCGGTCCAGCCGCCGGGGCCTCCACCACGCCCACTCCAGCGCCCACACGGCGCACCACGCCATGGCCGCGACCGCCGCCGCGTACAGCGCCTCCCGTGGAAGAAGAAAAGACCCCATCACGCTCGTCGCCATGCTCAAGTTACTCCAATGACAGGGCCGCTGTGATTATCTATCTAAGCCGGGAGCTGCAATCCAAGGGGATGAAACACATGTTATCCATGGGGTTTGTGGGGGCCATGACAGGGACTTCCATCGGGTTTGTGGGGCCTATGACACGGACTTCCATTTTGTTTTgcgagaaaaattcaatctattcatcttcaatcatgcatgctagtacaacgaacactagaaaaATAGAAATGGTAAAAAATTCAACCAGATCTCTAGACCACCCAGAGACGACTAtaaacactgaagcgagccgaaggtgcgCCGCTGTTATCGCCTCTCCCGTGCCAGAGCCggccaaaacttgttgtagtagacggtCATAAAGTCGTCATGCTAAAATCTCATAGGACCAATTCCATTGATCTCGTCTGCTCCGTTCATGTCCGTCTAGGTgattaagtcattcgcgtagttctaggtccttGATTTGAGAAactaaatatatgttatatgtcatgaaaattaTATCACTAGATTTGTACACGGATgtagtttttaaatatatattttttgtcccatataatacatatttagatagttaaatcgtcgacctagaactacgcgaataacTTATTCACCGAGACGAAGGTAGTACGGTTTTTTCTTGAGTCAATTACACCACCGGTGCTTAAACTTGACGAGAAAAATCACTTTAGTACAAGAACTTGCGGCATACATTGAACTGGTGCCACAACTTGCCTCGTCGTGCAAATACGGTGCAAAACTTGTTTGTATACGCATGCGACACTAACGAGGTGTGACAGTGTGGCGTACGGGCCCATTGTCAGTGACCGGGCGGTGTAGAAGAGGCATGTGGCATGTTTTTATTGCAAAAATACCCTTGAATTTTTTTCGCACAAAAAAGCACCGTGGGACCGACTTGTCCATCGAAGGCACACTCTCTGTGGCAGCCAACTGATGTGCGCAGCTAGCCAACCCACCAGGATAACGATTCATGTACTAGAAGGATACCCACTAATTATATCATTGTATTTAACCACATAAATTAAGAACTTTAATTCCGACAAAAAGTTGAGGTCATCATCagggttagggcatctccagccgcgcccccaacaggccctccccaggcgattttgccgcgTCGGCGCCAAAAAAAgaccccagtcgcgcccccagaagcccgtttttcgccgactcgggccaaaactggtgccggcggacccaggccgaacccggcgccctggggggcgcttggggagcaGGTACAAGagaaaaaggcgcgtgggcccgccctggaggcgacccgagggccttttcccgccgtttcttgacgcttttccctcgcagctctcccgctcgctcgccttcctcccgccattctccccctttctcccgccaaaccccctcccgctcgccgcgaagaagtacgccatgccgccg encodes:
- the LOC119314872 gene encoding cytochrome P450 72A14-like, which produces MATSVMGSFLLPREALYAAAVAAMAWCAVWALEWAWWRPRRLDRALRSQGLRGTAYRPVAGDSPLMQRLNREARSRAMPLGVGCHDVMPRAMPLFHRAMHEHGKMSITWFGPVPRVTITKPELVREVLSNKFGHFEKLKFGRLQRMLHNGVGSHEGEKWARHRRIINPAFHLEKLKRMLPAFAACCTELVQRWEGLALAAGDASCEVDVWPDMQNLTGDVISRAAFGSSYLEGRRVFQLQGEQLELVLLAMSKMHIPGYFFLPTKANRRMKQIAAEIERVLKGIVAKRENAMRAGEATSDDLLGLLLESNMAHCGDSKGAGMGITTDDVIGECKLFYFAGAETTSVLLTWTMILLCMHPEWQDRAREEVLRVLGAAGTPDHDGLSRLRVVTMVLHEVLRLYTPVTAIHRETYKPMELGGVRYPAGVVLMLPLLCVHHDKEVWGADADEFRPERFAEGISRASVADAPAFFPFGWGPRVCIGQNFALLEAKMGLAIILRRFSFQLSPSYTHAPFPVGLLQPQHGAQLRLKTLAQ